A portion of the Hoylesella buccalis ATCC 35310 genome contains these proteins:
- a CDS encoding GH116 family glycosyl hydrolase, translating into MLKILKYLYSITFVFILAIQSGPTYAIHLSWEEKEYNGVYTGEVLNYIAFPIGGMGAGMFCLDGTGSISHLSVQNHPDFHNTPYTYAAIHVKGVKHGTKVLEGQVPFWKVFGPTQSGMGQGDKTYGLPRFQHASFQAKFPFSTIQLKDNEIPLAVKITGWSPFIPTDEDNSSLPLGLIEYKFTNTSTNILETTFSYNAKNFIDSKGNIKATKGGFKLVPRDINEDHGMAIYVDDANAQVDYCWFRGDWFDAQSIAWDRVSSDHITTNMPIEGVSPGASIFVPMTLQPGETRTISLNFCWYFPNSNLTRGVATVTGEAFVKGPSQGTEPYQNDVTGFMGRQLLNSFRGGGDAVVGELVSDEFKINRRFLKFLVGGGNQPEKTSVNLIIDGKTIETAAGINSEAMSERTWDLQAYQGKTAKIKIVDLSAYPWGHIMVDQFVLTDNKDENLSSPSSQAFVLENFEKPTLEGWTFQKPNKPIEDSGITDGIYAYRPWYASKFKDLQAVIHYWNQHKEQLRTSTELFRDAFFDSTLPAEVLEAISSNLSILKSTTVLRQHDGRFWAWEGSEDEVGSCHGSCTHVWNYAQALPHLFPAMERTMRETEFLVNQNAEGHQNFRTNMPISRPSHDFHAAADGQLGGIMKVYRDWRISGNDEWLKSLYPAVKASLDYCIRTWDPHEKGSLTEPHHNTYDIEFWGADGMCTSFYTGALEAFVHMSEHLNKQAGKYKKLLKRSISCMDKELFNGEYYFQKTQWTGLEAKSPTEIPSFGSNYRHAEAQELLKTEGPKYQYDTGCLSDGILGMWMASVCGLPEPLNQTHVKSHLNAVYQYNLRKNMYNHYNTQRPSYAMGGDGGLLLCTWPKGAKPTLPFVYSNEVWTGIEYQVASHLIMKGEVEKGLEIVRLCRNRYDGRRRNPFDEIECGHWYARAMSSYSILQALTGVRYDAVTKTMYINSQIGDFKSFISTDTGFGTIELKNNQPLLHVVYGQIDVKKYQIEHNNNH; encoded by the coding sequence ATGCTAAAGATATTAAAATATCTATACTCCATCACTTTTGTGTTCATTCTGGCCATTCAAAGTGGCCCAACATATGCTATACATCTGAGTTGGGAGGAGAAAGAATACAATGGCGTATATACAGGAGAAGTACTCAATTACATCGCATTTCCCATTGGGGGAATGGGAGCAGGAATGTTTTGCCTGGATGGAACAGGCTCTATTTCACATCTATCTGTTCAAAATCATCCCGACTTTCACAACACACCTTATACCTATGCTGCCATTCACGTCAAAGGAGTGAAGCATGGGACAAAGGTGCTGGAGGGCCAAGTTCCTTTTTGGAAAGTTTTTGGACCTACACAGAGTGGTATGGGACAAGGAGATAAGACATACGGCTTGCCAAGGTTTCAACACGCATCCTTTCAAGCAAAATTTCCTTTCTCTACCATCCAATTGAAAGACAATGAAATACCTCTTGCTGTCAAGATTACAGGCTGGAGTCCTTTCATCCCAACAGATGAAGACAACTCAAGTTTACCGCTGGGATTGATAGAATATAAATTTACCAACACATCTACCAATATATTAGAAACAACATTTTCGTATAACGCAAAAAATTTTATTGATTCCAAAGGTAACATCAAAGCAACAAAAGGAGGCTTTAAGTTAGTCCCCCGAGACATCAACGAAGATCATGGAATGGCCATCTATGTAGATGATGCGAATGCACAAGTTGACTATTGCTGGTTCAGAGGCGATTGGTTTGACGCACAGTCGATTGCATGGGACAGAGTTTCTTCTGACCACATCACAACGAACATGCCTATTGAAGGAGTATCTCCAGGTGCATCCATTTTTGTTCCCATGACGCTTCAACCAGGAGAAACAAGAACCATCAGCCTCAACTTTTGCTGGTACTTTCCCAACTCTAACCTGACACGAGGCGTCGCAACTGTTACTGGCGAGGCTTTTGTAAAAGGGCCTTCTCAGGGTACCGAACCCTATCAGAACGACGTGACAGGTTTTATGGGCCGACAACTGCTCAACTCTTTCCGTGGCGGCGGTGATGCTGTTGTTGGAGAACTCGTATCAGACGAATTCAAAATCAACAGACGCTTTCTGAAATTTCTGGTCGGAGGTGGAAATCAACCCGAAAAGACATCCGTCAACTTGATTATTGATGGAAAGACGATTGAAACAGCGGCGGGTATCAACTCTGAAGCTATGTCTGAGAGGACATGGGATTTGCAGGCTTATCAAGGAAAGACGGCAAAAATCAAGATCGTTGACTTGAGTGCCTACCCATGGGGACACATCATGGTCGATCAATTTGTCTTGACAGACAATAAAGATGAAAACCTTTCGTCACCCTCAAGTCAAGCGTTCGTCTTAGAAAATTTTGAAAAACCAACTTTAGAGGGTTGGACCTTTCAAAAGCCAAACAAACCTATTGAAGACTCTGGAATAACGGATGGTATCTACGCTTACCGGCCATGGTACGCCAGCAAATTCAAGGATTTACAGGCTGTTATCCATTACTGGAATCAACACAAAGAACAGCTAAGGACTTCGACCGAACTTTTCCGTGATGCCTTCTTCGATTCCACCCTACCCGCTGAGGTTCTCGAAGCTATATCGAGTAACCTGTCAATCCTCAAGTCTACCACCGTGTTGAGACAGCACGACGGACGCTTCTGGGCCTGGGAAGGATCTGAAGATGAGGTAGGATCATGTCACGGCAGCTGTACGCATGTATGGAATTATGCACAGGCACTGCCCCACTTGTTCCCTGCAATGGAACGAACCATGCGCGAAACCGAATTCCTGGTCAACCAGAATGCGGAGGGACACCAGAACTTCAGGACGAACATGCCTATTTCACGTCCGTCACACGACTTCCATGCAGCTGCCGACGGTCAACTGGGAGGTATCATGAAAGTATATCGTGATTGGCGCATCTCTGGCAATGATGAATGGCTCAAGAGTTTGTACCCAGCTGTAAAAGCCAGTTTAGACTATTGCATTCGGACATGGGATCCCCATGAAAAGGGAAGCCTCACAGAGCCTCATCACAATACTTACGACATAGAGTTCTGGGGAGCCGACGGCATGTGCACCAGTTTTTATACAGGAGCTTTGGAGGCATTTGTACATATGAGTGAACATCTTAACAAACAAGCAGGAAAGTACAAGAAGCTCTTGAAGAGAAGCATTTCTTGCATGGATAAAGAGCTTTTCAATGGTGAATATTATTTCCAAAAAACACAATGGACAGGGTTGGAGGCTAAAAGTCCCACCGAGATTCCATCATTTGGAAGTAACTACCGCCATGCAGAAGCCCAGGAGTTGTTGAAAACTGAAGGACCTAAATATCAATATGATACCGGTTGTCTCTCTGACGGCATCCTCGGCATGTGGATGGCATCGGTTTGCGGACTACCAGAACCGCTGAACCAAACACATGTGAAAAGCCATTTGAACGCCGTATACCAATACAACCTGCGCAAAAACATGTACAACCACTATAATACTCAACGACCCTCTTATGCCATGGGAGGTGACGGAGGCTTGCTACTCTGCACATGGCCCAAGGGCGCAAAACCTACATTACCTTTCGTATACAGCAACGAAGTGTGGACGGGTATTGAATATCAGGTTGCTTCACATCTGATCATGAAAGGTGAAGTAGAAAAAGGACTCGAAATAGTCAGGCTGTGCCGCAACAGATACGATGGCAGACGTCGCAACCCATTTGATGAAATAGAATGTGGACACTGGTATGCACGCGCCATGTCGAGCTACAGCATACTTCAAGCCTTAACAGGTGTAAGGTACGATGCGGTTACTAAGACCATGTACATTAACTCACAAATTGGTGATTTCAAATCATTTATCAGTACTGATACTGGTTTTGGAACCATAGAACTGAAAAACAACCAACCCTTATTACATGTAGTTTACGGACAAATAGATGTGAAAAAATATCAGATAGAACATAACAACAACCACTAA
- a CDS encoding RagB/SusD family nutrient uptake outer membrane protein, which yields MKKIIFMIAMIPCIIGLCSCTDYLDVNPKQVLDDNLLNKPEDVDGFVTAAYARITDIPSWDSPFAPWWSGSMRSDDSYKGGGGTWDGGNGWGYMETFVNLTPNGWPLDYPWYVSYQIIQRCNTALQKLEGVTADVFPAVDSRRGEMLFLRSFVYFRLKEFFKYIPYIDESVKGTTADFEAISNRDKAKGNDQYLWEHILTDFKKAEELLPMTQEDKGRITKNAATAMVARILMFMAYEQDDRHQVVNINKERLQEALTYLNKLTDQEGGALDLCNDFGTNFVSESDNLTKESIWEIQYSINDDSRTGGKINRSEGLNHPWQWGGFQCCDFHHVSYTMGNAFKTGSDGLPMFDTYNNDSYGDYIKGANGEDDKTKIDRGNKAYFDKYTFDPRFSHTICAPGQPWKYDPNLIFKSQGIRNGAEYGYLKSLKELPNPKCECLLYDGWQFNSMNKRMIRYDEIILWKAEVLIQLDRWDEALPLINKIRTRAANSTSHLKDANGRYILNYKCETYKPGVNCTWDKDFAWKALQWENRLEMACEGRRFFDLQRWGILESTMNKYFAIEKNRFSWMQNARFTAGRDEYFPIPQPQMKWAKGNYVQNPGY from the coding sequence ATGAAAAAAATAATCTTCATGATAGCAATGATACCCTGCATAATTGGACTCTGTAGTTGTACCGATTATCTGGATGTCAATCCCAAACAGGTATTGGACGACAACCTGCTAAACAAGCCCGAAGATGTCGATGGTTTTGTAACCGCTGCCTACGCCAGAATAACGGATATTCCTTCTTGGGACTCTCCTTTTGCCCCATGGTGGTCTGGCTCCATGCGCTCTGACGACTCCTACAAAGGTGGTGGCGGCACTTGGGACGGAGGAAACGGCTGGGGATACATGGAAACCTTTGTAAACCTCACGCCCAATGGGTGGCCACTCGATTATCCATGGTATGTCTCATATCAAATTATCCAGCGATGCAACACCGCTTTACAGAAGTTGGAAGGAGTTACTGCCGATGTCTTTCCTGCTGTAGACAGCCGTAGGGGTGAAATGTTATTCTTACGCTCATTTGTCTATTTCAGACTAAAAGAATTCTTCAAGTATATACCTTATATCGATGAGAGTGTGAAAGGAACCACTGCAGACTTTGAGGCCATTTCCAACAGAGACAAAGCAAAAGGAAACGATCAATACCTGTGGGAACATATCTTGACGGACTTCAAAAAAGCAGAAGAACTGCTCCCAATGACACAAGAAGACAAAGGGCGCATCACCAAAAATGCAGCTACGGCAATGGTGGCTAGAATCTTGATGTTTATGGCCTATGAGCAAGACGACAGACACCAGGTCGTTAACATCAACAAGGAACGTTTGCAAGAAGCACTCACCTATCTGAATAAATTGACAGACCAAGAAGGAGGGGCATTGGACTTGTGCAATGACTTCGGAACAAATTTTGTTTCAGAATCTGACAATTTAACCAAAGAATCTATTTGGGAAATTCAATATTCCATCAATGATGACAGTAGAACTGGAGGCAAGATTAACCGCAGCGAAGGATTGAACCATCCATGGCAATGGGGCGGATTCCAATGTTGTGATTTCCATCATGTGAGCTATACCATGGGCAATGCATTTAAGACAGGGTCTGATGGTCTGCCCATGTTTGATACCTACAACAATGACTCGTATGGTGACTACATCAAGGGGGCAAACGGTGAAGATGACAAGACCAAAATAGACCGTGGCAATAAAGCCTACTTTGACAAGTATACTTTCGACCCTCGGTTTAGTCATACAATCTGTGCACCAGGGCAGCCCTGGAAATATGATCCTAACTTGATATTTAAGAGTCAAGGTATCAGAAACGGAGCTGAATATGGCTATTTGAAATCACTGAAAGAGTTGCCAAATCCTAAATGTGAATGCTTGCTGTATGATGGCTGGCAGTTCAATTCCATGAACAAGCGTATGATTAGATATGACGAGATTATCCTATGGAAAGCAGAAGTGCTGATTCAACTAGACAGATGGGATGAAGCACTCCCCCTGATTAACAAAATCAGAACACGTGCAGCCAACAGTACAAGTCATTTGAAAGATGCAAATGGAAGATACATTCTTAATTACAAATGTGAGACATATAAGCCCGGGGTGAACTGCACTTGGGACAAAGACTTTGCGTGGAAAGCTTTGCAATGGGAAAACCGTCTAGAAATGGCTTGTGAAGGACGCAGATTTTTCGACTTACAGCGTTGGGGAATCTTAGAAAGTACAATGAATAAATATTTTGCCATTGAGAAGAACAGATTCTCTTGGATGCAAAATGCAAGATTCACCGCTGGTCGGGATGAATACTTCCCTATCCCTCAACCACAAATGAAATGGGCAAAAGGGAACTATGTTCAAAATCCTGGTTATTAA
- a CDS encoding SusC/RagA family TonB-linked outer membrane protein, with product MRYIKRSGVIAILILTGLFLPNSMTVGATGTLDGSQPGNASQQTNQQQKFVSGNVTDAETQEPLIGVSIKIKGTNIAAITDANGHYQIQLRTSQDILIFSYIGKKTVEIRTNGRARLDVVMENDENTLSDVVIYTGYLTQKKADLTGSVAIANQADIARGNSANAMKGLQGKMAGVQITTNGGNPAESVNIQIRGLSSLSGGIKPLIVLDGMPTEGLNLRDINAGDIESIQVLKDAASASIYGARASGGVVLIQTKKGKQGKTTIEYHGSVSSNTVINKPKLMNAVEYGTAEFRAQAYDEKVYGTAMSLPTTYDFLWHRDANGYACLDAATPAEWLTPNKKVAGANTDWMNEIFRTAVSTNHQLTISSGNDKSRSLFSLGYFNNQGTQIHTFFKKYSIRANSEYNLLQNRLKIGENLAVSYLQYRGQNETRWAMINPPAVPVYDKDGNWAGAAGFDDFSNPVRLLEMNKNNVNNYVKIIGNIFLDLNLWKGLSARTQFGIDYGNAYSRTIDGIWSETGGRSSNGENYVGNSQSHPLNYVWTNTLTYNYANNQHDLTVLLGQESTRYVQEGFSARREGVYLEDRDFAHIGVTTGKKYSLGSSADEYTYLSYFGKINYVYAGKYLASATIRRDGSSLFGASNRWGTFPAFSLGWRLKDEKFMENATFVSNLKLRASYGTNGSVQGLPRGYTTTPFTPDYFDTSYPIKGNENGHLESGYRRLWLGNPDLKWETTTQTDLGIDFGFFNQRLTGSLEYYFKKTKDILVQTPYIAAMGEGGEPWINGASMNNQGIEMELTFRNKQGSAFEYEISANIGTYKTKLTSLPSNVINKYPGDGMRDFVLDKTPNIFYGMVADGIFKTQEEVDRHAEQPGKAIGRIRYKDLDGDGVINELYDRTYIGIADPDFFGGLNVDLRYHGFDLNVFFQGVFGNMVDNVWKRESDLWNISVPKGKNHPVRLLDAWSFDNPDSDIPAITNQTVNNENRFSTYYVENGSYLKLRNIEMGYTIPRHALQKLFVKELRLYANARNVFTLKKSWGNDRYTSFDPEMPGYGYLQPFSLTFGINLKF from the coding sequence ATGAGATATATAAAAAGAAGCGGAGTCATTGCAATTCTTATTTTGACAGGTTTGTTCCTGCCAAACAGTATGACAGTGGGGGCTACCGGCACACTAGATGGTTCTCAACCAGGAAATGCGAGCCAGCAGACGAACCAACAACAAAAATTTGTTAGCGGAAACGTAACAGATGCAGAAACACAAGAACCTCTCATTGGCGTTAGCATCAAAATAAAAGGAACGAACATCGCTGCAATCACTGACGCAAACGGGCATTACCAGATACAACTTCGAACAAGCCAAGACATCTTGATCTTCTCCTATATCGGAAAAAAAACAGTTGAGATACGCACCAATGGCAGGGCAAGGTTGGATGTAGTGATGGAGAATGATGAAAATACACTCTCTGATGTCGTAATTTACACGGGATATCTAACCCAGAAGAAAGCCGATTTGACGGGGTCTGTAGCCATTGCCAATCAAGCTGATATTGCTAGAGGAAACTCAGCGAATGCCATGAAAGGACTTCAGGGGAAAATGGCTGGCGTACAGATTACGACCAATGGTGGCAATCCTGCTGAAAGTGTCAACATCCAGATCAGAGGACTTTCGTCACTGTCGGGAGGTATCAAGCCCCTCATCGTCTTGGACGGAATGCCAACAGAGGGGCTAAACCTTCGTGACATTAATGCAGGTGACATTGAGTCTATTCAAGTATTAAAAGATGCAGCTTCAGCCAGCATCTATGGGGCAAGAGCTTCTGGCGGTGTTGTTCTGATTCAAACCAAGAAAGGCAAGCAAGGCAAAACAACGATAGAATATCATGGAAGTGTTTCTTCCAACACCGTCATCAACAAACCAAAGCTGATGAATGCTGTAGAATATGGTACAGCCGAATTCAGGGCACAGGCCTACGACGAGAAAGTGTACGGAACCGCCATGTCGTTACCTACAACTTATGACTTTCTATGGCACAGAGATGCGAACGGTTATGCCTGTCTCGATGCTGCTACACCGGCAGAATGGCTCACGCCCAACAAGAAAGTAGCCGGCGCAAATACGGACTGGATGAATGAAATTTTTAGGACTGCAGTTTCAACAAACCATCAACTGACCATTTCATCAGGTAACGACAAGAGTCGCAGCTTGTTCTCATTGGGTTATTTTAATAACCAGGGAACACAAATTCATACATTCTTCAAGAAATATTCTATCAGAGCCAACTCTGAATATAACTTATTGCAAAACCGTTTGAAGATTGGAGAAAATCTGGCGGTGTCGTATCTACAGTACCGAGGCCAAAACGAGACACGCTGGGCTATGATCAATCCCCCTGCAGTCCCAGTCTATGACAAAGACGGAAACTGGGCTGGAGCTGCTGGCTTTGACGATTTCAGCAATCCCGTTCGCTTATTGGAAATGAACAAAAACAACGTCAACAACTACGTCAAAATTATCGGAAACATTTTCCTTGACCTCAATCTATGGAAAGGCTTGTCTGCCAGGACTCAGTTTGGCATAGACTATGGTAACGCTTACAGCAGGACCATTGATGGTATCTGGTCGGAGACAGGTGGAAGAAGTAGCAATGGCGAGAACTATGTGGGCAATAGCCAGTCGCATCCACTCAACTATGTGTGGACCAACACGCTGACATATAACTATGCCAACAATCAACACGATTTGACAGTTCTTTTAGGACAGGAAAGCACAAGATACGTACAAGAGGGATTTTCGGCTCGCCGAGAAGGCGTTTATCTAGAGGACCGTGACTTTGCGCATATCGGTGTGACAACTGGCAAAAAATATTCACTAGGAAGTTCGGCAGACGAATATACCTACCTATCTTATTTTGGTAAAATCAACTACGTCTATGCAGGCAAATATCTCGCTTCTGCCACTATTCGTCGTGACGGTTCTTCCTTGTTCGGTGCGTCAAATCGTTGGGGAACCTTCCCAGCATTCTCTTTGGGATGGCGACTGAAAGACGAAAAGTTCATGGAAAACGCAACGTTTGTTTCTAACCTGAAACTTCGTGCCAGTTATGGTACCAATGGTAGCGTGCAAGGACTTCCTAGAGGATATACGACAACACCGTTCACACCCGACTATTTTGATACCTCTTATCCAATCAAAGGAAATGAGAACGGACATTTGGAATCGGGTTACAGGAGACTTTGGTTAGGTAATCCTGACTTAAAATGGGAAACCACTACGCAGACTGATCTGGGCATTGATTTCGGGTTTTTCAATCAAAGGTTAACGGGGTCGCTGGAATACTATTTCAAGAAAACGAAGGATATCTTGGTTCAGACTCCCTATATTGCAGCAATGGGAGAAGGCGGTGAGCCATGGATTAACGGTGCCAGCATGAACAACCAAGGAATAGAAATGGAGCTCACGTTCAGAAACAAACAAGGTTCTGCTTTCGAATACGAGATTTCTGCCAACATAGGCACCTATAAAACAAAGCTCACAAGCCTTCCATCAAATGTTATCAACAAGTATCCTGGTGACGGCATGAGAGATTTCGTATTGGACAAGACTCCCAACATCTTCTACGGTATGGTAGCCGATGGTATATTCAAGACACAGGAAGAAGTTGACAGACATGCCGAACAACCAGGAAAAGCCATTGGTAGAATTAGATACAAGGATTTAGATGGTGATGGTGTCATCAACGAACTCTATGACAGAACCTATATCGGCATTGCAGACCCAGACTTCTTCGGTGGGCTGAATGTTGACCTGCGTTACCACGGCTTTGACCTGAACGTGTTCTTCCAAGGCGTATTCGGTAACATGGTAGACAACGTTTGGAAACGAGAGAGCGACCTTTGGAATATCTCAGTACCTAAGGGAAAGAACCATCCTGTAAGGCTACTGGACGCATGGTCATTCGACAATCCAGACTCAGATATACCAGCCATCACCAACCAAACGGTAAACAACGAGAACAGATTTTCTACCTATTACGTTGAAAATGGGTCGTATCTCAAATTAAGGAATATAGAAATGGGATATACAATACCTCGTCATGCATTACAAAAACTTTTCGTCAAAGAACTGAGACTTTATGCCAATGCACGGAATGTCTTTACATTGAAGAAATCTTGGGGAAATGATCGTTATACCAGCTTTGACCCAGAGATGCCTGGCTATGGCTATCTACAGCCATTTTCTCTTACATTTGGCATTAACTTAAAATTCTAA
- a CDS encoding DUF4945 domain-containing protein: MKDKIIKYLCALFAILLMASCYDRDIIDSKEFNHFMPPVENVTLQNADNSVTLSWTVPKDIPEDIVRPARIEIQVVENGIYRQKVTLSETDPSHADIKVEAGKPYRFIIKMVSSIKNENRVKGESDQIYSKGVIVSR, translated from the coding sequence ATGAAAGATAAAATAATAAAATATCTGTGTGCCTTGTTTGCAATCTTACTGATGGCGAGTTGTTATGACAGGGATATCATTGACAGTAAAGAATTTAATCACTTTATGCCACCTGTTGAAAATGTAACCCTTCAAAATGCAGACAACAGTGTAACGCTCTCATGGACTGTCCCTAAAGATATTCCAGAAGACATTGTAAGACCAGCAAGAATTGAAATACAAGTAGTTGAAAATGGTATCTATAGACAAAAGGTCACTTTGAGTGAAACGGATCCGAGCCATGCTGACATCAAAGTTGAAGCCGGAAAACCATACCGCTTCATCATTAAAATGGTCAGTTCTATCAAAAATGAAAATAGAGTGAAAGGAGAATCAGATCAAATCTATTCAAAAGGTGTCATTGTATCGAGATAA
- a CDS encoding DUF4185 domain-containing protein, translating to MKKFIHLTFGIALFLVSCGNSEFDTLKWSEVKVSTVESTLIPSIETKEVTATIQIEPTDAIDYLEISKVGADAYTDRIEGHKLTSPFRYTYQLTENDPEQFSLAVVAYSKDGSRTHPLFLKIDNRKGMFINSVTRIARVTGTPMSGETFPSPNKTSSRWNVGGTDLGIIWEMSPGKYGLFFGDTFGADFKPNPTAPGPNGTSWRSNVLAFSEDTQLDDGLTISSMAADRNGRAREIVYGGKDGSGFGDWTSIPTAAIRANGTDYVHYMNIKNWAGWITNYSSLYKSNDNGQTWRRCTSVRFSENSNFGQAAYFKKDGYVYMVGTQTGRNHAAYLARFKETDIETQAAYEYWNGKTKQWVRGDESSATVLIPGTVGEASLIYNESFKKWIIAYFNEALYNITLRSADNITGPWTEPIELASGRNYAQLYGSFFHPLSSKGRNLYFTMSMWLPYNTFLMKVELGGMGN from the coding sequence ATGAAAAAATTCATACACCTTACATTTGGTATCGCCCTCTTTCTAGTTTCGTGCGGAAATTCTGAATTTGACACGTTGAAATGGTCTGAGGTGAAAGTATCAACGGTAGAGTCCACCCTTATACCCTCCATCGAAACAAAAGAAGTTACCGCTACTATACAGATCGAACCAACAGACGCTATCGATTATCTGGAAATATCTAAAGTGGGTGCAGACGCATACACAGATCGAATAGAGGGGCACAAGTTGACTTCTCCTTTCCGGTATACGTACCAATTAACAGAAAATGACCCTGAACAGTTTTCTCTTGCTGTAGTAGCTTATTCTAAAGATGGGAGTAGGACACATCCCCTTTTCCTAAAAATAGACAACAGGAAAGGAATGTTTATCAACAGCGTCACTCGTATCGCACGTGTGACAGGCACTCCCATGTCTGGAGAGACGTTCCCTTCACCCAACAAGACCTCTTCTAGGTGGAATGTAGGAGGGACAGACCTCGGTATTATTTGGGAAATGTCGCCTGGAAAATACGGACTTTTCTTTGGAGACACCTTCGGTGCAGATTTTAAGCCGAACCCGACCGCTCCCGGTCCGAATGGCACATCTTGGCGAAGCAACGTTTTGGCTTTCTCTGAAGATACCCAACTCGACGATGGGCTGACAATCAGTAGTATGGCAGCCGATCGAAACGGTAGAGCCCGGGAAATTGTATATGGAGGTAAAGATGGGTCTGGATTTGGTGACTGGACCTCTATTCCTACTGCTGCTATCAGGGCAAATGGAACCGACTACGTACATTACATGAATATTAAGAACTGGGCTGGTTGGATAACCAATTACTCCAGTCTCTACAAATCTAACGACAACGGGCAAACATGGCGTAGGTGTACTAGCGTACGATTTTCAGAAAACAGTAACTTTGGACAAGCTGCCTATTTCAAAAAAGACGGCTATGTGTACATGGTTGGAACTCAAACAGGAAGGAATCATGCTGCTTATCTTGCCAGGTTCAAAGAAACTGACATAGAAACACAGGCTGCATATGAATATTGGAATGGTAAAACCAAACAATGGGTCCGTGGTGACGAGAGTAGTGCCACCGTATTGATTCCAGGAACCGTTGGTGAAGCTTCACTCATCTATAACGAATCATTCAAGAAATGGATCATTGCATATTTCAATGAGGCACTCTATAACATTACATTAAGATCTGCTGACAATATCACAGGTCCTTGGACAGAGCCTATCGAACTAGCTAGCGGCAGAAACTATGCTCAACTCTATGGTTCATTCTTTCACCCTCTTTCTTCAAAAGGGCGCAATCTATATTTTACCATGTCTATGTGGCTACCGTACAACACCTTCCTCATGAAGGTGGAACTGGGAGGCATGGGCAACTAG